One genomic window of Micropterus dolomieu isolate WLL.071019.BEF.003 ecotype Adirondacks linkage group LG14, ASM2129224v1, whole genome shotgun sequence includes the following:
- the LOC123983320 gene encoding BTB/POZ domain-containing protein KCTD5-like, whose amino-acid sequence MAELHVVESSGTSTIEQPEHRDVRGSVRLASPTLMVPPRSSQLSPSGVSSGSGGRSVFGFPVKSNPSSPSEPAEKPGSRWVRLNVGGTYFITTKQTLCRDPKSFLFRLCQEDPDLDSDKCCSQARPNRDQVMTKSIVYLHRDKTKTFRG is encoded by the exons ATGGCTGAACTGCATGTTGTAGAATCGAGTGGCACCAGCACCATAGAGCAGCCCGAGCACCGCGATGTCCGGGGCTCCGTGCGCCTCGCTTCGCCCACTCTCATGGTTCCTCCGCGGAGCAGCCAGCTCAGTCCCAGCGGGGTGTCGAGCGGCAGCGGCGGGCGGTCGGTGTTCGGGTTCCCGGTGAAGAGCAACCCGAGCTCCCCGTCCGAACCGGCGGAGAAGCCGGGATCACGCTGGGTTCGGCTCAACGTCGGGGGCACCTACTTCATCACGACCAAACAGACGTTGTGCAGGGACCCAAAATCTTTCCTGTTCCGACTGTGCCAAGAGGACCCCGACCTGGACTCGGACAAA tgttgtagtcaagcccgcccaaaccgagaccaagtcatgACCAAGAGCATTGTTTATCTacaccgagacaagaccaagacttttaggggctga